The Patescibacteria group bacterium genome segment AATTGAAAGGCTTGTAAAAAATGAACTGTTTAAAAAAAATAACCGCCGTTGTACTGCTTCTGTCCCTATTTGTGCTTAGCGGCTGCCAACAGATAAAGGATATTTTTAATCCCACCACCCCGACGGAAACAACCATTCCGGCAACGCAGGAGGATAGCTCAGCTGCTACCGAAGCTCCGACACAAACCGAACCAACACAGCAAACCACAGAGCCGACAACCGAGCCGCCGCAGGACAGCTTAAAGGAAGGCTCCTCACTCGTCTATACTGAGGACTCCGGCGACCCCTCTAACGGGACCGCCGTTAATATAAGCATATCCCTCCCCCAGTTTACGGGAGCGAATTCCCAGTCCATAAACGATTATATGAAGCAGCGCTTCGAGTCAATCAAAGCGGAAGCTCTTTCCATAAAGGACTCCTCTGACCCGCTTATGGGCGGCGGTATTGAATACGAACATGAATATAAGCTGGAATTTTCCGATAAATATATAAATGTTATTCAAACGGACTACACATATCTGGCAGGTGCAGTTCATCCCATGCACAATTCCTATTCGGACAATTTCGACGCCTTGACAGGCCAGCGTATCCTGTTAGTCGATTTATTTAAGGATAACTCAGAGTACGCGCGTGTCCTCGCGGAGCGCAGCTTCGATATTATGTATGCAGATAAGAATAAATACGTCAACGTGGGATATTACAGCAGGGAGGAAATAGACGCCAATCCATCCTTGAGAACAGAGGTAAAGGACGCCTGCGTCGCCGCCCTGTCAGACAACACCTTCAAGGTAACCGAAGAAGGATTGACGCTCATCTTCAATCCATACACAATAGCTCCCTACGCATACGGCACAATAGAAGTAAAAATCCCATGGTCTGATTTGAAGGATATAAGAAAATAATCAACATAAAAAGACAGGAACATAACGCTCCTGTCTTTTATAAACCCAATTGTCTACCTTACCCGGTGCAGCTTGCGGACAAATAGCAGTGTCGCCGCCGCACCCGCTCCCGCGAGGACGAATATATATATGCCGTCAAACGTTTTGGGAGCGCTTGTCCCCTCCTGTGCCGGAGCGGGAGTGTCCGCTACTGGAGCTATACCGGCCGGACTGTCCACAAGGGTGTATACCTTAAAGGTATTACAGTTGTATTCAGTCCAGTTGCCGTCGGGAGTCATACCGAAGCGCGCCTGCTGTCCCGTGCCGTCGAAGTCCAGCGTGTTGAACTCGAAGGATATCTTGTCCCCCGTCACACGTGGGATTTTGAGGTCCCATTCGTTGTAGCCGCCCGAGCAGTCCGCGTTGAGGACCTTCCAGGGCGCTTTAATTTCGATGACCCATTTTGTCCCGTCGCGCTTGGAGCCGATAGTATAGCCAAGAGCACCGGCAGGCATAGCGTCTATGGAGTCCCCGTCGTAGGGAGCGTACGCCCAGGTGAAGGGATTTACACCTTGTGCGTATTCGCAGTAGAAGTCAGTCCACAAAAAGCCGGAGCCATAGGTTGTGTCCGTGTCCACACCCAGCTTATCCTGTATGCCTGTTGGATTTATAAGTAGTTGAAAACCGTCGCCACGGATGGTGTTGTCCCGCGTGTCCATGCCCGATTCCATCTTCTTGGGCGTGGGAGTTTTGTCCCCGTCGCAAAGGACAGCTATGTACAGGTTTTCGGGGTCCCACATCATATAGAAGTCGAAATCCATGACATAGGCTGTTTCAAGTCCACCCGCCGTGCGGACATAGCCGGGATCGCTCGTGTTCATCTCCACGTGCCAGGCGTTTGCCCACTCCGCCGCGTCAAAGGACCCGTCACACGCCGGTTCGGACTGCGCCTTGGGTATCTCCAGTCCTATCGCGGGGACAGCGGAGGCTCCGATACTCAGCAATCCTGCCAGAAACGCCGCCAAAACGATCATCGCATAAGCTTTTTTCATCTGACATCCCTACCTTTCCTATAATTTGGGTATTTGTTATAATATTACATAATTGCCATGTCCATGTCAAGTAATAAAAATATCAAATATATAATTTTCTCGTAATTGAACATATTCATAACGATATTTACAATTCACGCGGCATACTATATAATAGGGATATAATATAGTGGGAAAACACCGCTTCAAATATAATACGAATTTAGGATATTTATATATGTTTGAAAAGATAAAATACGACATCAAAATAATCCGCGAACGGGACCCCGCGGCGAAAAGCTCGGCGGAGGTCTTTTTCCTCTATTCCGGACTTCACGCCCTCATCTATTACCGAATAGCCCACTGGTTCCACACAAGGGGACACCGCTTTATAGCCCGCTGGATAAGCCAGCAGGCGCGCTTCCTCACAGGCATCGAAATCCACCCCGGAGCAACAATAGGTCGCGGACTGTTCATCGACCACGGCTCGGGAGTAGTCATAGGCGAAACCGCCGAGGTAGGCGAAAACTGCATACTCTATCAGGGAGTAACCCTCGGAGGCACGGGCAAGGACACGGGCAAGCGCCATCCCACGCTGGGCAACAACGTGCTTGTCGGCTCGGGAGCTAAAATCCTCGGCCCCTTCAAGGTAGGGGACAATGCCAAAATAGCGGCGGGTGCGGTAGTGCTCTCCGAGGTGC includes the following:
- the cysE gene encoding serine O-acetyltransferase produces the protein MFEKIKYDIKIIRERDPAAKSSAEVFFLYSGLHALIYYRIAHWFHTRGHRFIARWISQQARFLTGIEIHPGATIGRGLFIDHGSGVVIGETAEVGENCILYQGVTLGGTGKDTGKRHPTLGNNVLVGSGAKILGPFKVGDNAKIAAGAVVLSEVPDNATAVGVPARIVKVGDKKLAPVQDVDQIHTPDPVSQELCRLRFKVEQLEKIISETEKKENGQ
- a CDS encoding RsiV family protein, which produces MNCLKKITAVVLLLSLFVLSGCQQIKDIFNPTTPTETTIPATQEDSSAATEAPTQTEPTQQTTEPTTEPPQDSLKEGSSLVYTEDSGDPSNGTAVNISISLPQFTGANSQSINDYMKQRFESIKAEALSIKDSSDPLMGGGIEYEHEYKLEFSDKYINVIQTDYTYLAGAVHPMHNSYSDNFDALTGQRILLVDLFKDNSEYARVLAERSFDIMYADKNKYVNVGYYSREEIDANPSLRTEVKDACVAALSDNTFKVTEEGLTLIFNPYTIAPYAYGTIEVKIPWSDLKDIRK